The Lolium rigidum isolate FL_2022 chromosome 2, APGP_CSIRO_Lrig_0.1, whole genome shotgun sequence genomic interval TCTAATGGGCACGACGGggaagccgccgccgcagccggagcccgcgtcggtggcggcggcgaggaagctgcacctcctcctccgctcccgcGACCTGCGCCCGGCGCTCTCCTACCTCGCAACCCTCCCTTCGCCGCTCACACTCCTCCCCAACCACGCCCTCAACGCCCTCCtgcgcgcgctcgccgccgccggccgcgtccgcgccGCCACCGACCTCTTCCGCCGCATCCCCAACCCCACCGCGCACTCCTTCAACTCCCTCATTGCCGCGCTCCtcgcccgaggccgccgccgcgcggccaacgccgtcctcgccgccttcctccgctccCCCATTGCCTCCCCCGACGCCACAACGCTCAACACCCTCCTCCACGGCCTCTCCACCGCCTCCCCTCGCCCCTCGCCTCCCTACCTCCTCGACCTCTTCCGCTTCCTGCCCAGGACCTACGCATTCGCTCCCGACGCCATCTCCTACAACTCGCTGCTCTGCGCCCTCTGCCGCGCCGGCGACCTCATCACCGCGCGCAAGCTGTTTGACGGAATGCGCGTTGGCACGGATTCCGTATCTCCTAACGTCGTCACTTACACGACCAtgatcaaggcatactgtgcgagGAGGCTGGCCGACGAGGCGCTTGCGGTCTTCGAAATGATGGCCACGGACGGCGTGGCGCCCAACAGGATCACCTACAACACGATGCTGCAGGGGTTCTGCGAGGCCGGCAGGATGGAGCTTGTGAAGGGATTGCTAGAGACGGACTCGTTTAAGCCAGACACGTGCACATTCAACACGCTGATGGCTGCACATTGCAGGGAAGGCCGGATCAAGGAGGCGGTGGAGGTGTTCGGCCAGATGGTGGAGCTCCGTGTGAGCCGCGACTCCGCAAGCTATAGCATGGTGATCCGGGCGTTGTGTGAGAACGGGCAGTTTCTGAGGGCTGAGGGGCTTGTGGATGAGCTTTTGGAGAAGGAGGTGCTCAAGAAGCGAGGGGGTtgtgtcccgctcattgcggcatACAACCCAGTTTTCGTGTACTTGTGCGAGAATgggaaggcaaagaaggcaaggaTGCTGTTTGGGCAGCTATTGGATCGAAGGAGCAAGGTTGACTTTGCTGCATTCAAGACACTAATTCTAGGGCACTGCAAGGAGGGGGATTTTGAAGAAGGGTACCAGTTGGTGTTGTCAATGTTGAAGAGGGATCTTGTGCCTGATGATGAATGCTACATTGCTGTGGTAGAAGGATTTTCGCAGAAAGGGAggatgaagattgcatgggaggcCCTACATAGGATGTTGAATAGTGGTCTCCGGCCTAGCACAAGCACGTTCCACTCAGTTCTCTTGGGGCTTCTGAAAAAGAAGGCTGTGCAAAAGAAGCTGCGGATTTGATTGATATAATGCTCGAGAGGAAAATCCGCCAGAATTTGGATCTTTCAACCAATCTGATTGATGCATTGTTCAAAAGCAACCTAAACGACCGTGCTTACAAAATCATTACATCTCTATATGACCATGGCTATTACATCAAGATGGAAAATTTAATCGGGGGCCTTTGCGAAGAAAAGAAGTTCACAGAGGCAGCGGAACTTACTTTGTTTAGCTTCCACAAGAAGGAAGACTTGGGTCTGTCGATATGCAGCATGGTTCTTGATGGTCTTTGCACAACTGGCAGAGCATCAGATGCGTTCCGGCTTTTCTATGAACTCATCGAGAGTGGAAGCAGTTCTGCTGCTGCTGAACCTCGCAGTTTGGTTGCACTTCATCATGCACTTGAGGAAGATGGAAAAATGAAAGAAGCTGATTTTGTTGCTAAACAGATGAGGCGTGCAGCTGCCAGAATTAGGCAAATGGTCTGAGAATTAACATTTTTCGAGGAACCAATTCACACTCGATACTGATCTGTACACACTCGGTTTACAGTAGGGATTGTGGCCCTGAACAGAGAGCGGATCTGGTTTACATAAGGCATGCTGGCTTGATCAGCTGTCCAATAGTAATGGATCATCGAGGAATGTTAGATTTTATAAGAATGCAGATGGCGGATAAAATCAATCTAGACCATCCTTAGACTGGTTTGTTTCGGCCATTGGATGGTCAGACCTTGAGACAGAAAGAACCCTATGCGACATTATAAGGTTGCCAGGATCTGGTATATTTCTTTTGCAAGGACTGTCTGGTCCATCTTTCTTTTGGATGAATGAAGTGTGTTAAAAACGAGACAGCAGGTCTTCTCCAGAGAATTTGAAGAGGAAAACTGCTAGAGATCAATGTGCGCATCCACGTTATAATCATCCCAACAAAAGGTACATGAGCTATAGCGAATTGGTGAGTTTACTCTTTTCCACTTGCCATATCAAATAGTAAGCACAGTTATGACTGTTGCTACATTTGCCATGACATGGAGGGTCATTATCAGATATAATGGACACAGTTGTTTGCAGTTCGCAAGTCCTCGTGCATCTCTTTATTGTATCCTGCAGAAAGTGCATCCCTCGATGTGTGCTAGTAGCAATTTGCCAATTCCATCCTCAagtatttttttttgaagatCCGTTATGCAAGATAGATTGAAGACCCAGACTTGTTCTCAAAGAGGATACTATGTCTGAAAGCATTGCTAGAGATAAGTTGTGATTTAACTGGTAGAATCCTAGAAAATAGATAGTAGCACGCTGACACTCCAAGATCATTTAGTTTGATTGATCGGTTGCATCACGTGTTATTGTTAAGGATTTGTTCACATGTAGTAGTGATGGTGTTACAGTGCTTCCTATGATTATCATTTTGAGAAAGTAAAACATGTATTTGTGTGTGACCACATAATAAATAATGTGATGCAAGTTATATATAACTGCCATCGTTGATTGTTCCATCACATGGGAAGAGGTACACCTTTGTAAATATTTCACAGACAATGCACCCGCCCCTTCGTCTTACATACATTTGTAAACTACGGATTCATTCTCTCTACTTTCTACACGAAACACGTTATCAGCACAGTTTATTTTCTGACACTTCCCCTTGATCAATTTATGCTAATTGGACATTGAAAACTCCTCCGTCGACGACTTATTTAGCTAAATTCTGTCTCAAATCCTGTATCACGTCAACATTCTCACTTAATTTTCAGTTTTTCACATGGGTTTCTATCTAACTCTGGTTCTCAATATGGAATGAAAATACATGAAGGAGAGTGGTGACCTTGTATACTGTGTTCATGCAAATGTCAGGCTGATCTCGGCTCATCTAGTTCTGACACGGGAGATGGAGATGACACTCTAGGCATAGTCCATATCGATTTATTCACTTGATCCTAACTCTTGTTGACATCTGTTTGACGTATCCTGTTCCTGCTCTCCAGATGATTAGATCGTAGAGGTAGAGGAGGAACAAGGGGAAGGCATTGTGCTTGGAGGAGAGGGCACTAGCACTGACTATGAACAGGTGCTTAAATAGTTGTCCATCATCTGCTTCTTTTTCTATATAATAAAAAAGGCtgtatgcatcattttgatgtaGAGGCCGGGTTTTTCACCTCCTTTTCGGAAAAATATATGTTTCCTTAACCCATGCAAAGTGCCTGGTTTTCTTTCGCGTTAGGCTTCACGTGTACTGGAAAATATCATCTTGGGTCTTCTTGCAGCTACTGGGCAGAGTGTTCAGCATTCTTTGCAAAAACAATCCAGGTCTTGCTGGGAGGATGCACATGACAGTCATGACCCTTCCTAATGTTCTTAGGCATTGCACAAAGAAGACAGTATTCGTGAATTTCATGGACTCGTGTCAAAAGTGTGTTTCTTTCTGCATTACTTGCATAATGCACTTTACCAATTGATGGTGTTTATTACGAACTGACTGTAAATCATATATCTCCAGGATGCATATGCAACCTAAACATGTGATGGACTTCTTGCTTTCTGAACTGGCAACTGGTGGATCACTTGATGGGCAGCAGAGGTTGGTGCTAAAAGAAAGATTTGCTCCCAGAAACTTTGAACGCCTAAGGAGAAACATCTGTAAAGTATTTTATCTGAAAATCTTTGCAACCTTTTATCCTTAATTTTCCTAATATTGTGTGAAAATTTAGCTTGGTTGGTACGTTAGTATATCTAGGAGTTGGGAGTAACTCGCTTATTTTTAGCCAAACGTCTGCATGTGttgggtatatatatatatatatacatacaccGTCTCTTAATATTTTCTCTTAATTCTGTTGGTGTGTCAATCATGTGCTCCTCTTTTTAGTCGGTCGCTCTCAACTTATCCGATTCTCGAAGCATTCTTAGGTCAGCACTTGCGTATATCTAAAAGTTGAGGGGTTTTTTTTAGGGAAATCTAAAAATTGAGGTTAGTTTCTTAGTAGGCAAGCATGTGGACGTGTTGGCTATATGTATATGTTCTCACTCAATCATCTCTCTTCGGCTTTCTTTTTGGTTGAAGTGTGATTTTCCGTGTGACGGTAGAATAGCATTTTAGTTTGTCAATACCTGGAAAGCGCTAGGCCCTAGAAGTGTTGTT includes:
- the LOC124689609 gene encoding LOW QUALITY PROTEIN: pentatricopeptide repeat-containing protein At1g02060, chloroplastic-like (The sequence of the model RefSeq protein was modified relative to this genomic sequence to represent the inferred CDS: inserted 1 base in 1 codon) encodes the protein MGTTGKPPPQPEPASVAAARKLHLLLRSRDLRPALSYLATLPSPLTLLPNHALNALLRALAAAGRVRAATDLFRRIPNPTAHSFNSLIAALLARGRRRAANAVLAAFLRSPIASPDATTLNTLLHGLSTASPRPSPPYLLDLFRFLPRTYAFAPDAISYNSLLCALCRAGDLITARKLFDGMRVGTDSVSPNVVTYTTMIKAYCARRLADEALAVFEMMATDGVAPNRITYNTMLQGFCEAGRMELVKGLLETDSFKPDTCTFNTLMAAHCREGRIKEAVEVFGQMVELRVSRDSASYSMVIRALCENGQFLRAEGLVDELLEKEVLKKRGGCVPLIAAYNPVFVYLCENGKAKKARMLFGQLLDRRSKVDFAAFKTLILGHCKEGDFEEGYQLVLSMLKRDLVPDDECYIAVVEGFSQKGRMKIAWEALHRMLNSGLRPSTSTFHSVLLGLLKKXGCAKEAADLIDIMLERKIRQNLDLSTNLIDALFKSNLNDRAYKIITSLYDHGYYIKMENLIGGLCEEKKFTEAAELTLFSFHKKEDLGLSICSMVLDGLCTTGRASDAFRLFYELIESGSSSAAAEPRSLVALHHALEEDGKMKEADFVAKQMRRAAARIRQMV